The sequence ttcttcctcctcctcctcagcctcttCCAGCCAGGTTAGCCACTGGTTCACCTGCACGTAAATTAACAGCAGTAAAATACAATTAGCACGCAGTACCGAAttcctccaacacttttttgGCTTTGACAACGGTGTACCACCATGGCCAGTCAAAATGTGCACATACCAGCACTCTTTGACATGAAGactactagggatgggcgaatagtaaatttcaggttcgaagcgaatccgaagcgaatagtgatttggtcgaataatttcgaatcgaccaaatcactattcgaaTAGTCGAATAGTgctcaccacatattattaagaaaaactgAGATATccttcatgacccttgcacaatatttttaagaattggaactaggtatgagtgaatgtcacttttttggtttgaaatgagtggaagaaaccttgaatggtatcgaatttgaatagcagtagggtgcgagttataagcggtacaatacgttacaagttaaaatgactatacagtgaactcccgttaagatgaactcggttaagacgaattctcgcttataccgaacaacacgggaccatttgtttggtttcccatagactcaatgcaaaaaaaattcgcttatgacgaaccgcccaactgtactcttctgttaagacgaactttcgctaGCAAATCTGCGAAATGacacactgcagtcttggtggggcattcaggcgaagagaaaagcaaaaaagatgaaaaaaaaaaaaaagcgcgcggcGAGATAAATGCCGCAAATGTATCCCCTCTCACCctcagcctgtgggtgggggaggtgtgggcttCATGGTACAGcaacccgacgctgcagtgaaaccacccttacagggggttatgtgcggtcaaacatacatatagacgaattccaccggacatacgtcacggaaatgcggtggcgctgtcgtcgggcgtttagtttcgcgcggtaggcaaaagccgccatgcctaccgcagttgctgctgtgttttcgctggtgcgtgcgctgtttgtcatcgtgcaaagaagaaaaaacggcgtATCGACGAGCAGCGCCACAGTTATTTGCGCAGGAGGGCAGGAGAACGATGGAAtaagctttttttctttacctGTTTACGAaaagaccgtcgcaagaaatgaGCGGCAGCAGTAAAACGCGAGAAATTGTCTCCGATGCGGCTCaccggttattttttttttttattcaaaatactcctaaaggccctcaacgagggtattacatagggggacaTTTTACAATAAATTGGGAAAAATAACAGAGTGAGAAAAACGGTAAAAAGTACAGTCTTGACAATTGGCTGGTATAcatagaaaacaacaacaacaacgacaatgaagtaaatgcaaactacaacatactgaagtaactagacacaaatggtaaaaaaaaaagtgcaagcaCAGTAGGCAGTTACCGAATGCCTACGCAAACAGAGTACATGAAATACACAATACAGAAGGAATACCGCTACAAtatgcgaaaagaaaaagaaaaaaggtgaaAAGAAATGAATTAGGTAGGGCATCACGTTTAGGCAATACGCTCAGTGCGTAGAAGATCTTGAAATTTCGTTATGTTTTTTTCGGTAGCTACATGCGATGATAAATGGTTCCATTCAATGATAGTGCGTGGTATGAATGAATTAGCGAAACGATGAGTGTGACATATGGGTCGTTTGACTTTGTACTGGTGATCGCGGCGAGGAAAAATGACTGCAGGGGGCTAAAAGAAATCGTCAGAAAGAATTGAATGATGGTATAGTATGTGAAAAAGCGAAAGGCGAGCTTCTTGGCGACGATGAGATAAGGAGTCAAGTTCGGCGCGATCTCTTAGTGCAGTGATGCTTGAATGACGTGAGTAaactgaaaaaataaaacgtacaGCACGGCTTTGCAAGGATTCAATATTCTGGATAAGATAGGCTTGAACTGGGTCCCAAATAGCTGAAGCGTATTCGATTTTGGGTCGAACGAGTGTTAAGTAGGCGAGCTTACGTATGTAGGGAGGGGCATTTTTTAGAGAATGTTTGATAAGACCGAGTGAACGATTAGCTGAAGCAAGGATGACGTCAATGTGATATGTTTTGCggcggcttacccagcagaaaTGATTAGCCTTGTCAAGCGGTTGTCATTGTCatgtgcagcaccgcatttcttggcataagccttgtgtggaggcatagcgagcacgtttacgttgtggATAGCAGTCATACATGCGGAGAATTCttcacggttgccattgttgatataccgtatatactcgtgtaagggccgcacttttttttcgaaatttttgcttggtgcggcccttacacgaatcaggccgatgacagctcaccaaaggtctgtactgtttccgcgacagtagcagagtgtaAGAGAGTCGCAAATGACATTCCaggaatgtttttattacaattccatttcgctatcgctatcctcgttctcggaagagctcgcctcggcgtcggcgtcctccCAGAGACGTTCATCCTCAGCGCCGCTCATGCAGTTTGAAATTCCAGTCACCTTGAAGCTTTTCGCGACTGTTTCGAATGACACGGCACGCCACGCACTCAAAATCCACGCACACACTTGTAGCGATGCCCGCTTCAGCCGTCCTGTAGGGGtcttctcatgatggcctccagcCATCCATTCCGAGTAGCATCGGCGAAATTCCGATTTAAACGGACGATTAACGCAGACGTCGAGCGGCTGCAGCACACTCGTCAGTCCTCCAGGAATGACGGCCAAGTCCGTACGAGTCGTGGCGAGTCGGTTCTTCACGCGGTCCGTCAAGTGGCCCCTGAAACTGTCCAGAACAAGCAGGGCTTTCCGTTGTAACAGGCCTCCAGGTCTGTTTGCCCAGACGGTCTTTATCCAATCTATGACGAGTTCCTCGGACATCCAACCCTTTTCCTGGGCACGTACGATGATTCCCTGAGGGAACTTCTCTTTAGGGAGAGTCTTTCGCTTGAATACGACGTACGGCGGAAGTTTTCTGCCGTCTGCCGTGATGCACAGCATCACAGTGCATCTTTGATGTTCTGCGCCAGTCGTGTGCACAGACACTTTTCGCAACTTTTAAATCCACTGTGGTGCTTTCTGGTGCATCGAACCACACAGGAGTCTGGTCTGCATTCCCAATTTGGGAGAGGTCGTACTCATGCTCCCTCCTGAGACCATTTACAAAGCGATGGAACTTAATAACATGGCTTTCGTACTCGCTTGGAAGCCTTTGACAAAGCGTTGTTCGGCGGCGGATGGAGAGCTGATTACGGTTCATAAACCGTGTAGCCCACCCCCGACTTGCCCTGAATTGTGCCTGGGGTATTTCCATGTGGCGAGCGATGGCCAGGGCTTTCACGTGGATCATGTCAGTTGAGACGGCGTAGCCGTCCCTTCGAGTGTCGATGACATATTTTACAAGTTCGCCTTCGAGTTCCGGGTACTTGCACTTCTTTCCGCGAAATGCCTTTCGGCTCCTGTTGGTAGCGCCGAGGGCATCTTTCTGTTTCATCCAGTAACGCACGCGCTTCTCATCGACGTCAAATTTGCGTCCAGCTTCTCGCTTGCCGTGCTCTTCGGCATATTCAATCACTTGCAGTTTAAAGGCTGCAGTGAAAGATCTCAAGTGCCGGCCCATCGTCCCTCACCTGCGATGGCTCAAACAGGGCTCACTACTACAGACAAAGTGACACCGACAGCACCGATCTGAAGAAACACTGGCAAGCTACCCACACGAAGCCAACGATGCGCCACACAAAGCAATAATGGCGCCGTTGAGGTTGGCGGAAgtggaaaagctggcagcgccatctagctgcaattgaactaactacacttttctggcgggactttttgaattttttttcgaaattccccctccaaagtaggggtgcggcccttacacgagtatatacggtaacgtTTTTCCATTGTTGATACAAGTCCTAGACGTGCCAAAAGGGTTTCgttgtactcgcgtgaactaaagtgtggctcggtcattgcgcatgtgtttctttctgcttgggCACGGTTCATTAAAACAGCCGCGATGATACACCTGACAAAAGTGTATCGTGCAGGGCTGTCCATGGCTGCGGTGCGCTTCACGGTATGTCcatgtctgtcagaattcacagaaaaacaacactcgggaaacttgccgcgtctgtttacgggctgtacgcatttcgcggtctcgacttgagcgtaAGGAGGGAGCCGCGGACCGCGGTTGGCAGACCTGACAGGTACGTAGCCGCCTTGTCCACAGCATGTAGTTGAAGCATtatcgcaagcgtgtcacggatgaaagtgtcgccgagctcgcccttgcattagttaacaaattaaaatgtacacgtgtgacctagactgtcGCGACGGCGATGAtatttcgcaaatgagtcacattcccgccgtcAAGATATCTCATGTTTTGATGAGGTTCTCAGAGCTGGAGCAACACGTCAACACGATGTTCATATCAGTCCCTCTTACAGCCACAGCAACTTCCTCTGCTGCGGACACCGCTTGTATACATGTGGGAGGCGCCCTGATGCGCGGTGgtcggaggcagcttttgcagctgctgcgccagttgtcacgtgatcatagagggcggtagcgcgcttcaagctggGCTGGCTGGGGGGAGCCTacgcgccgtgacgtcgctacaagAACCCTAAATATATCAAcagcgcctaccgctgtttacaaacatggagtaggtctatacagtcgccgaccgtttattcgaacatgatcgtttattcggacaccttcgcggcaccgccactcgtcccattgaagtaatgtaaactcacgaccgaaaattcggacgccccacagcgcGCCGTTGAATgccataacaagctgtcagcaatgtttacaatatttttactaggttgccagcactgaaatgttgcactggctataactggagatcgtgccagtgtcaaaaatccacgcagaagttaccgatctcgaaggctatgtttgttggctacacgtaacggttgccttttggctttagccagtcacgtatccattgaacggctaccacggccaaacagcaggccaagccaagccaagcttggaatcggctctgtgcggcgtttgaggtgaatgacagcgcgtacgagtacgacgcggatcctaattcagacaaagagagtacgacaacagattacagaagcgctacaacatcaactagaccaacatcgtttccttttggcgtgtgagagTTTGCGTTCTcggatgtttctgtggctaggcctgatctgcatcccgagcttcgtgtcctgctcgtgcgaggcctggatctgctgaaattgctccgacgctgcccgttccatgtgcaccgtcggaactaaagaaacgcggcaactacaagacCCTGACGATGgtgaaaaaagcggcgattattcaccaggtggaagctgcttgggagttttcgccgagttgggcgatgagatcatccgtcagctactcgaacccgcgcatgtggacagtgactgcctgacgacgcacctcccacaccccagccatcaaatgcggatttagcgtaggccgttgcagtgctattgccgaccatcaggggtggccaaacattggctgaaatacaggcagaCTTGGTCGCACGTAAGCGTACacgtgtacagacgcgcactaacaagttttttccggccgctgggccaataaaagtgctttttttctggtgaatcctttttttcggactcccgataattcggacttttcagcggttcccgccgagtccgaataaacggtcggcgactgtattcgttcatttcgaatactttaatattcgttctaatatttgcccatccctaaaGACTACTTTTAGCTTCCTAGGCCACTACAGCTGTCAATGTAGCCAATGCATGTGATGACCTCATATTCAATTGCGTATCTCATTGGTtgtgctgatgctgctgctgctgggagTTTTCAGAAATGGAAGAAAGTGCTCCTCGCGTCCAAGTACAAGCTCTTTATTATCAACGAGACGCTACACCTCACTTGAAAGTCAGCATGGATGAGGCGGTGGACTGCTTGGGCCAGCTACTGCTCAGACACCTGCCAAACTAGCCGTACATGGCTAAGCATAAAACTAAGTACGACAATAGTGAAGGACACCCACCTGGAAGAGGGCCTTGCCTTTGCCAGGGTAGTCATCGTTGACGTCCTCCTTCCACTTGAGGAAGGCCTCCTCTTCGACGATCTCCAGGTCATACAGGAGCACAAACCAGCGCAGCAGCATGCCCTTGGGGAAGCCTAGCGAGTGCCACAGGGTCTGCAGAGCGTACAGTGCGGCCAGCTGCAAAGCCGGCCGCTCACCGAGGAAGGCTCGTAGCAGGGCCTGGTACCGCTCCAGCAGCTCCCTCTCTTTGTCCAGCTGGGCACGCTCGGGAGCTGCTGcattctgctgctgctgctgcacggcACTCTGCACACGCAAGGCGGCAAAGAAAAATTGAAGCAAAGTGCACGCCATTCACCCAATGTAAAGTAATACTGCAGAAGTTGATTGAAAAGCTTCCCAATTAAAAGAAATCCTGGATCGCAACATATTTGCCGGAAGCAGCTGTGTTTCTATGGTAACATTTATTTTCTGAGAAACGTCCCTGCATAGAAGCCACACCCCCGCTGTTTAAAGCACATTTCAGTTTTCTTGGTGCGGGTTATATGTTAGAAAATACGGTAGATGCACCCAGAGGAGGCAAGTGAATACAGTattacctcgttaactcgaactagCATATCTTGAAAAATCTACCAAGTcaaaattttttctggtttttactagagctgtgcgaatagcaaaattttgggtgcaaagcgaattcgaataataaagattgagtgcgaatcgaactgaataatttcgaataattttcgaatatttctcaaacatttttcgaataattcgaagtgaaattacagaagaaattgcagagaatccctaagtatgttcttgtgagatagcagcagagcgaaagtagcgggacccacggcagcaacaacggccatcgaagccatcgaagcttgccgcagtcgccgcaatggatgtggacggacaACTTgtcgagacattggctcgcgacgctgggctccaattcagcgacttgagccccgatgaacgcggcatgctgctgagggctcgtagtgccggcgtcgttgcatgcggcattttgtcgaactttctgtcagagcgactttcacgagcgcgcaaaacacaaacggcagtacgcgatcccgaaactaccactgagacgcgaacgcgtgagcgaagcaccgttcggtgaaaacggaacctttgaaccacccgcgctgttccccatggcaacgccacagaggttcttttttccatgaatcaaacggaaacgaacaaacagcacttTATtaagtcttttgatgcacggaaggttctttttttattgctgctagtttgaatacagtagaagctcgttataacgaagcgggatataacaaactaatggatataacgaagcaatcgtaattccccttgaaattcccatagacgcccatgtatttaaacCCTCattttaacgaagctaaaatttcctcgcaatggatataacgaaccttttttttccccaccgagcatttactgaccattttggtagccggcaagtcaatgtcttatagcgcgcgacggtttacgtcccatcacggatgcggtaattcaaaactcgcgcctcgcgctcccgaggagccgcctgccaacacgcgcgagggtgcgcgtctgcctgcctccccttccactgaaactcgtggacctacccgcgcacgtcacccggcctcccctctcccgcgaaactcgtggacccacccgcTCTCCTTTAGCGCGTGGACGGCGACGCAGCGACCGCGCGGGCGCGGGCCTTTTtgcttgtcgttcgctgcgtgtgcatcagaacagcgtctctctcggttcccgccgctagacaggagatggacgacggcaacggcaaacgaaagcgcgaaacgattacaatcgagcagaaggcggctatgttgaaagccgttgagtccggcgtcaagaagaaaaaagttggcgaagatttcggcgtagcgttgagcacggtACCGCAAGCATGTAATTGACCGAATTCTACTGAATATGAGCATGAAGCGCATGACTACAAtcgacctctacatggcgatcgagatgctacaggctgctgggatgtctgtaacagcaagcacgatcgcaaactgcttccggcatgcctcatttgCCGTCAACAGCGGCGGTGGCAGCGAGATATCGatgctgccgccaatgagggttccgcgggtgaccaagacctggcgtcgtgggacgctctccttgacgccggagttgtgcccgactgcgacaccttctgcatgtacgtcagtgccgatgctgacgcgatgacaaccgaagagctgacagaggctgaaattgtgcgcgcggtgacaggggtggtgaatgacgacagtgacgaatgtgtcgacgacagcccggagttggtTAAACCGATGGTCGATGTCCGCGCAAGCGCTGGATGCAgcagacctgctgcgccgcttcttcggcgctcacgatgactgtgaggacggactcgacatagcggcagcgCCCGAAAAAGCCATCATCCGTCTTGGAAGACACGGCAGTAATCTATTAAGGActatttttctgctaagtgagccgccagctggtgtgccgagtttggcgtgaataaagtagcagttctttgctgttctttctttttttttttgctagtttttctctgtgcgacggccgtttttcgttcacgtggcgggctgctgtgggacttggtggtcagtacatcctctcttgcgtgctaattgtcggtagaaatggatattggctataacgaactaatggttataacgaagtaattacaaCTACCCCTTcaactttgttataacgaggttttactgtactagtgatttattttaggcagactctcatacgtcatcgggatcacttcgaaaatgtcccactcgtagcgctcatcatgtgatacgtttagcttaatttctcggtaagtagggcactgctgttgataatattgccattttagaagttgtcatacattgagctttcactttgacataaattgttatttgcctttagtgtccctttaaaggtgtACTACTGTAGCTGCCGATTAGTCATATTCCTGGTCCCTGTGCACAAAGTTATTTCATGCTAGCGCTGTGATCTGCTAGCCCTCTCACTAGCTCCGATAGTAGAGCTGCCGGCCTGGAAAGGCATTAGTGCTAAATTCGATTCCCGAATCGGGACAAGTCTTCTAACACGAAGCTACTTTCTGTACAGATAGAATGGATGATTATCATAATGCTTCACTGTAAAGGCCAGGGCCATTTTCTGGAGTATGAAGGATTCCTGTCATAAACCATGACCAGCAAAAGTTCTAGGCAATTTTGCCTGGAACTTTTGCCTACAACGGAACCCCTAAGCAATTTTGCCTAGGGGTTCCGTTGGCAGCTTCAGGCTACCTGAAGGGGTCGACTGCTTGCCTGTATGGCCGACTAATTGCCAACAAACGACGATATTGACTATCGCATGCAAGACTGATGTATTTCAACGTGGTTTTTTCTCCCAAAACAATTCGAGAATGGAACCAATTGCCTTCAAACGTTGCCTCTATTATGTCTAATGATTTTTTCTTCTCAATGTTAGAATGACCGCAAAAATGTATTTGTGTTGCAGATTGTGACTAATTGGAAACTGATGAATTGCTTAGCTGAGAATGTATCTCCCGCACCTTTTTTATACCCTCCCCGACTGTAATGGCTACTGGCGCTGtgggtaataaataaataaataaataaataaataaataaataaacaaacatacCGCATTTTGTAGCAAACGTGGGACTCGTTCATGCGTTATTTGAAGCTCACTGCAAATCAGTGTATGGTGCAGTTTCTAAACAAACAGCTTTCAGACTGCACTACAACGGTATTGCAATCAAAACGTATGACGTGCAAATGTGGATGAGGCTCTGCTTCGTGCCGGCCTTGGGTTACGCAAGCCTTTAGATAGGCAGTGCCACTTAACCTTTCTGCAGCACGATTATGGTCGACATgacagttttaatttttttttttttgtgcctctgAGAGTATGTCTGCTCGAAGACGCCATTTATGAACCATGGCATATTGAATGGCAGCTGGATTGCTTGCATGAACAGCATTATgatggggggaaaaaaaaaaaaaaaaagcacaatgcTGGGCTTCTCGAGAGTTCCTCAGCAACGATGATGGCCTTTGAGATAACCCACCAAACAGCAAGTACGGAAACCTCACGCAGACCTGGCAGTGGTGCTTCTTTGATTAGGCGGATATAGCCCCCTTTTATTCTGCAATTCTCTGCATACTTTATATTAGTGGGAGGAGGGCTTCTGCAGCACTCTGGGAAAGCTGCTGGAGTTCAAGGTAAGAAAGTTTTTGACAGGCTGCCCTAGCATATATCAATTATTACAAAGCTGTGCTGAATTACACGGCTTTTGTGTGCGAGTCAGTTTTCTCGAGGTGAGATTAGAGCAGTTCTTGGTGGCATTGGCAGCCGTGTCTGTAGAATGCGGAGAGTTAGCAGGTAGGCATGAAGCAACGGAGCATTCAAGGGTAAATTACCACCGTACATTCCCGGCATAATTTGCACAGTAAAAAACGTGCAAAACCTTTCAAACGTGCCGTTAATTTTGTTCTGAACGAGAGAATacgatgagagaaagagaggcttTCCCACCTCATTATTGTCAGTAGAGTCATTGCTGCCCTGGTTGGTGTTGAGAAGCTGGGGCATGGTGGTCTGGCCGAGGATATACCGCAGCAGGCAGGTTACCAAGGCGTGCACAAAGGCCGGTTGTGTCTGCTGCTGGGAGTCGACCGAGTCGCGTATCCATCGGTACAACGCCGTAGCGCTGGGATCTGCCTTCAGCTGCCGCCACAGGTCACCCTGCAGCCGAGGCAGCAGGAAGCCCAAGCCTCGGTCTTCCAATACCTCTGCCAGACGCTCGGGGCCACGGTTGCCCTCGGGTAGCAGTGACTCCAGATCAACCTGCAAGCAGTGCATTACCAGCCCCGTAAGCGTAAACATCGGCGTTGCAGTCTTATAATAGCTTACAGTGGCCAAACAAACAATGCAGGTAGGGTTTTCCCAACTACTGTAAAATTTCGGTGATAAATATCTCAAGGGGGAGCGAAAATTTTTGTATCGACCGAAATTTTGTATCATTAATAAAGTTGCAAAATTGGTTTTCAAACCATGATATACACACAGAACATTTATTTCCATAGAAAAGAACACGCGTATAGCTTTCTGGGACGCATGTGAACGGACCAATAAGGGATGGCGTAGTTGGCTGCCACGAAAGTGCGTGTCATAGCTTtgcttgaggccaactgaaaactaagtgccaaaGTCAAGCGAAGATTGACAGGAACACCGAAACGCTTTGTGCCTTTTCTACGACTTTATTGTCTTTAATCTACtgctgcgttagccgcgtaccttcagAACTCGTAGTTGCTATCGATCGCGCTGCAGCGACAGCGGTTTCGTGCGCGGGAGTTGTGGCAAATGGTAGTTCCGTTTTTAATCCAGCGCACGTGCCTTCGAAACTAT is a genomic window of Rhipicephalus sanguineus isolate Rsan-2018 unplaced genomic scaffold, BIME_Rsan_1.4 Seq5602, whole genome shotgun sequence containing:
- the LOC119377743 gene encoding eukaryotic translation initiation factor 4 gamma 2-like translates to MHCLQVDLESLLPEGNRGPERLAEVLEDRGLGFLLPRLQGDLWRQLKADPSATALYRWIRDSVDSQQQTQPAFVHALVTCLLRYILGQTTMPQLLNTNQGSNDSTDNNESAVQQQQQNAAAPERAQLDKERELLERYQALLRAFLGERPALQLAALYALQTLWHSLGFPKGMLLRWFVLLYDLEIVEEEAFLKWKEDVNDDYPGKGKALFQVNQWLTWLEEAEEEEEERRRLLG